The proteins below come from a single Cytobacillus luteolus genomic window:
- a CDS encoding transporter substrate-binding domain-containing protein, translating into MRKGLATLFSLLLVIGLLAACGGKETTTDGMKLVEADKFTYAASGEFKPFSTTDGDGVMSGFDISVAEAVAKELGLEPVQKKFKFNSIVEGVKTGRFDAAVASHTITPDRLEHISFSTPYYYSGPQIFVRPDSDIETFDDLKDLEIAVSKGSTYADTAKEQTDNIILYDSDVTALEALSIGKHDAVITDFITGKEAIGAGLEIDARQLLGRSEQAIGIAKDNEVLLEKVNEALQTLRENGTLKQISEEFFGEDITVDPEE; encoded by the coding sequence ATGAGAAAAGGACTAGCAACACTGTTTAGTTTATTATTAGTGATTGGTTTGTTAGCTGCATGTGGAGGAAAAGAAACGACTACTGATGGTATGAAGCTAGTTGAGGCTGATAAATTTACATATGCCGCATCTGGAGAATTTAAGCCATTTAGTACTACCGATGGTGATGGGGTTATGTCAGGATTTGATATAAGTGTGGCAGAAGCTGTCGCAAAGGAGCTTGGGTTAGAACCGGTTCAAAAGAAATTTAAGTTTAATAGTATCGTAGAAGGTGTTAAAACCGGACGATTTGATGCTGCTGTAGCAAGTCATACAATCACACCTGATCGATTAGAACATATTAGTTTCTCAACTCCTTATTATTATTCGGGACCTCAAATCTTTGTAAGGCCAGATAGTGATATAGAGACATTCGACGATTTAAAGGACTTAGAGATTGCAGTTTCTAAAGGTTCAACCTACGCTGATACTGCTAAGGAACAAACAGACAATATCATCTTATACGATAGTGATGTAACGGCATTAGAAGCATTAAGTATTGGGAAGCATGATGCGGTTATTACTGATTTTATTACTGGTAAAGAGGCAATCGGTGCAGGGCTAGAAATTGATGCAAGACAACTTCTAGGTAGAAGCGAACAGGCAATTGGGATTGCTAAGGATAATGAAGTTCTTTTAGAAAAAGTAAATGAAGCGCTTCAAACATTAAGAGAAAACGGAACGTTAAAGCAAATTAGTGAAGAATTTTTTGGTGAAGACATTACAGTAGACCCAGAAGAATAA
- a CDS encoding amino acid ABC transporter ATP-binding protein yields the protein MKKDVMINVDKLNKSFGSLHVLKDIDFTVRESDVVCLIGASGSGKSTLLRCLNFLEIKDNGTITIADEVINPKTHDLNKVRQRVGMVFQHFNLFPHKTVIENVIEAPTQLKKLSKEEALRHGKELLQKVGLADKENVYPSKLSGGQKQRVAIARALAMKPEIMLFDEPTSALDPELVGEVLSTMKELAEEGMTMVVVTHEMGFAKEVADWVVYMHDGRIVEVGKPDDLFNHPKEKRTQEFLNAVL from the coding sequence ATGAAAAAGGATGTAATGATTAATGTAGACAAACTAAATAAATCCTTTGGTTCCTTACATGTGTTGAAGGATATTGATTTTACCGTTAGAGAAAGTGATGTTGTTTGTTTAATTGGAGCAAGTGGCTCAGGAAAAAGTACTTTATTGCGTTGCTTGAACTTTCTAGAAATTAAAGACAATGGAACTATTACAATAGCAGATGAAGTAATTAACCCAAAAACCCATGATTTAAATAAGGTTAGGCAAAGAGTTGGCATGGTTTTTCAGCATTTTAACTTATTTCCTCACAAAACAGTTATAGAAAATGTTATTGAGGCACCTACACAGCTAAAGAAATTGTCAAAGGAAGAAGCTTTAAGGCACGGTAAAGAGCTTTTACAAAAAGTTGGATTAGCTGATAAGGAAAATGTCTATCCTTCAAAATTATCAGGCGGACAAAAGCAACGTGTGGCTATTGCAAGAGCATTAGCAATGAAACCCGAAATTATGTTGTTTGATGAACCAACATCAGCCCTTGATCCTGAACTAGTAGGTGAGGTTCTATCAACAATGAAGGAGCTTGCAGAAGAAGGAATGACAATGGTAGTTGTAACCCATGAAATGGGCTTTGCCAAGGAAGTAGCCGATTGGGTAGTATACATGCATGATGGCAGAATTGTGGAAGTAGGTAAACCGGATGATCTTTTCAATCACCCAAAGGAAAAAAGAACACAAGAATTCTTAAATGCAGTGTTATAA
- the yihA gene encoding ribosome biogenesis GTP-binding protein YihA/YsxC translates to MKVTSADIVISAVKPEQYPETHLPEFALAGRSNVGKSSFINKLLNRKNLARTSSKPGKTQTLNFYLINEVLHFVDVPGYGYAKVSKREREIWGKMIETYLTSREQLKAVILIVDLRHPPSKDDVTMYGFVKHYEIPVIVVATKADKIPKGKWDKHLKVVRETLDFDPSDQLVLFSSETGLGKEKAWSVIQSYM, encoded by the coding sequence ATGAAAGTAACAAGTGCTGATATTGTAATTAGTGCTGTCAAGCCTGAACAATATCCAGAAACACATTTGCCAGAGTTTGCTTTAGCAGGTAGATCAAACGTGGGTAAATCATCATTTATCAATAAGCTGTTAAATCGAAAAAATCTAGCTAGGACCTCTTCAAAGCCAGGAAAAACACAAACTTTGAACTTTTACCTGATTAATGAGGTCTTGCATTTTGTAGATGTTCCTGGTTATGGTTATGCAAAGGTATCCAAAAGAGAACGTGAAATATGGGGCAAGATGATTGAGACATATCTAACTTCAAGAGAACAGTTAAAGGCTGTTATTCTTATAGTTGACCTTCGTCATCCCCCATCTAAAGATGACGTTACAATGTATGGCTTTGTCAAACATTATGAAATCCCAGTAATTGTCGTGGCCACAAAAGCTGATAAAATTCCAAAGGGTAAATGGGATAAGCATCTGAAAGTGGTTCGTGAAACTTTAGACTTTGATCCATCAGATCAACTAGTTTTGTTTTCATCTGAAACTGGTCTTGGGAAGGAAAAAGCCTGGAGCGTTATACAAAGTTATATGTAG
- a CDS encoding LiaI-LiaF-like domain-containing protein: MKKQGVFPGIILIGIGSYFLLQQLNISVFSGFYSWQTLIFIIGTALLVQSYTSNDYSNIVAGVILVGFGIHFHSANTLSFWPKHYGMLVFIIALGLLLRYFKTKAGLFQSLLLLSISVLILYYDKFIKSLGFLENGFSFIIKFWPVLLIGTGFYLLFIKKR, translated from the coding sequence ATGAAGAAACAAGGCGTATTTCCTGGTATTATCCTTATAGGTATTGGTAGTTATTTTCTCTTACAACAATTAAATATATCTGTTTTTAGTGGCTTTTACTCATGGCAGACATTAATTTTCATAATTGGTACAGCACTTCTTGTCCAGTCTTATACGAGTAACGACTATAGTAATATCGTGGCTGGCGTCATTCTTGTTGGATTTGGAATTCACTTTCATAGTGCAAATACTCTATCATTTTGGCCAAAACATTATGGAATGCTAGTATTCATTATTGCCTTGGGCTTGTTACTGCGTTATTTTAAAACAAAAGCAGGGCTCTTTCAAAGCTTACTTTTATTATCCATTTCAGTGCTAATTCTGTATTATGATAAATTTATTAAATCACTCGGATTTTTGGAAAATGGTTTTTCCTTTATCATAAAATTTTGGCCCGTTCTTTTAATTGGTACCGGTTTTTACCTATTATTTATTAAAAAAAGGTAA
- a CDS encoding amino acid ABC transporter permease, whose translation MPSFLHVFSQFVDTFDIFLKAMLMTLNVTAVSIFIAVFIGLFFAFLKISGNKFLNKIADLYIFLVRGTPLIVQIFIFYFGLTSLNISSFWSVTLGLAFHNGAYIAEIFRGAIQSIDKGQMEAGRSLGMSRALTMRRIILPQAFRRALPPLGNQFIIGLKDSSLAAFIGFNELFNVSTTLGSQTFDNMTYLLIVAVYYLFLVLVMTILVGILEKKLAASD comes from the coding sequence ATGCCAAGTTTTTTGCACGTGTTTTCACAGTTTGTTGACACCTTTGATATCTTTCTAAAAGCAATGTTAATGACTTTGAATGTAACTGCTGTTTCTATCTTCATTGCAGTATTTATTGGTCTGTTTTTCGCTTTCTTAAAAATATCAGGGAACAAATTTCTAAATAAAATAGCGGATTTATACATTTTCTTAGTTCGTGGGACACCATTAATCGTTCAAATTTTTATATTCTATTTCGGCTTAACTAGCTTGAACATTTCCTCTTTTTGGTCTGTTACATTAGGTTTAGCTTTTCATAATGGTGCTTATATTGCTGAGATTTTTCGAGGAGCAATACAGTCAATTGATAAAGGCCAAATGGAGGCCGGACGTTCCTTAGGAATGAGCAGAGCATTGACAATGAGAAGAATTATTTTACCACAAGCATTTCGTAGAGCCCTCCCTCCACTTGGAAATCAGTTTATCATTGGTTTGAAAGACTCCTCTCTTGCTGCATTCATAGGATTTAATGAGCTATTTAATGTTTCTACCACATTAGGATCACAAACATTTGATAATATGACTTATTTATTAATCGTTGCAGTTTATTACTTATTCCTTGTGTTAGTGATGACAATTCTTGTTGGAATCTTAGAGAAAAAACTTGCAGCAAGTGATTAA